In Mongoliitalea daihaiensis, one DNA window encodes the following:
- a CDS encoding acetyl-CoA C-acyltransferase, translating to MEAYIINGYRSAVGKAKKGGFRFYRPDDLAADVIKHLVASTPGLEAKMVDDLIVGNAIPEAEQGMQMGRMISLLALGIDNPGFIINRYCGSGLEAIALAVGKIKAGMADCIIAGGTESMSMLPMMGYKTVLNWKIASQTPDYYLSMGLTAEELAKEYEITREQADQFSVRSHEKALAAIAAGKFKDEIVPVEVEETYLDEKGKRKTRKYIVDTDEGPRAGTSLEGLSNLKAAFKMGGQVTAGNSSQTSDGAAFVVVMSERLVKELNLEPIARMMSYSVAGVEPRIMGIGPKEAVPKALKQAGLTLDKIDLIELNEAFAAQGLAVMKSLDMNPDIVNVNGGAVALGHPLGCTGAKLSVQLFNELRRQNKKYGMVTACVGGGQGVAGVFELLK from the coding sequence ATGGAAGCATACATCATAAACGGATATAGATCAGCGGTGGGGAAGGCCAAAAAAGGAGGCTTTCGATTCTATCGCCCGGATGACTTGGCAGCGGATGTCATCAAACACTTAGTAGCAAGTACGCCTGGATTAGAGGCGAAGATGGTGGACGATTTGATCGTCGGAAATGCCATTCCCGAAGCGGAACAAGGCATGCAAATGGGACGAATGATTTCACTTTTGGCTTTGGGCATTGATAATCCGGGCTTTATCATCAACCGTTACTGTGGCTCTGGCTTGGAAGCCATTGCACTAGCAGTAGGTAAAATCAAGGCAGGAATGGCAGATTGTATCATCGCTGGTGGTACAGAGTCCATGTCCATGTTGCCAATGATGGGCTACAAGACTGTCCTTAACTGGAAAATTGCCTCCCAAACACCTGATTATTACTTAAGCATGGGTTTGACAGCTGAAGAGCTTGCCAAAGAATATGAAATCACCCGTGAGCAAGCGGATCAGTTTTCTGTACGAAGTCACGAGAAAGCTTTGGCAGCTATTGCAGCCGGCAAGTTTAAGGATGAAATCGTGCCTGTAGAAGTAGAGGAAACCTACTTGGATGAGAAAGGGAAAAGAAAAACCAGAAAATACATAGTAGATACAGACGAAGGACCTCGAGCAGGTACATCCTTGGAAGGCTTGTCCAACTTGAAAGCTGCCTTTAAAATGGGTGGCCAAGTGACAGCGGGTAACTCTTCCCAAACATCCGATGGAGCTGCCTTTGTGGTGGTGATGTCTGAGCGTTTGGTCAAAGAATTGAATTTGGAGCCGATAGCACGCATGATGTCCTATTCCGTAGCTGGTGTGGAGCCGCGTATTATGGGTATAGGTCCTAAGGAAGCTGTGCCAAAAGCGTTGAAGCAAGCAGGTTTGACCTTGGATAAAATCGATTTGATCGAGCTGAATGAGGCCTTTGCGGCCCAGGGTTTGGCTGTGATGAAGTCCTTGGATATGAATCCGGATATCGTCAATGTCAATGGTGGTGCCGTGGCCCTAGGTCACCCACTGGGATGTACTGGGGCAAAACTATCCGTGCAGCTCTTCAACGAGCTTCGCAGACAGAACAAGAAGTACGGTATGGTAACAGCCTGCGTCGGTGGAGGACAAGGCGTAGCGGGAGTATTTGAACTGTTAAAGTAA
- a CDS encoding acyl-CoA dehydrogenase family protein gives MSTITKQSINGGEFLVKETEAQDIFIFEEFNEEQKMMAQACQDFIDTEIHPRVEEIDSMKHPELVPSIFKKAGELGLLGISVPEEFGGMGMSFNTSMLIADIIGGAGSFSTTYGAHTGIGTLPILYYGNEEQKAKYLPKLASGEWAACYCLTEPDAGSDANSGKTKAVLTEDGKHYIINGQKMWISNAGFADIFIVFAKIEDDKNLTAFIVEKDFGGITMNEEEKKMGIKGSSTRQVFFNDCKVPVENMLSDRQNGFKIAVNILNIGRIKLGAGVLGGCRSVASLAIKYSSERKQFGVAINSFGAIKQKLAEMAVRIYACESLCYRAGQDIEDRMNALAAEGLEDTEAKLKALEQFAIEAAIAKIHGSEVLDYVVDQGVQVYGGMGYSADAPMERAYRDARISRIYEGTNEINRMLMVGMLLKRAMKGEIALFEPAMAVANELTSVPSFDTVDTSELFASEKEVIKKLKKVFLMVGGKAAMALADKIESEQEVMMNLADVMIEIYASESAILRTEKLVSLRGEEACAQQIAMTQVYLFEAVEKIQSAAKEAIAAFTKGDEQKVMLMGLKRFTKADLVNVKELRRQIADYMIEKGKYPFS, from the coding sequence ATGTCAACAATCACAAAACAATCAATCAACGGCGGGGAGTTTCTGGTGAAGGAAACTGAAGCCCAGGATATCTTCATTTTTGAAGAATTCAATGAAGAGCAAAAAATGATGGCTCAGGCTTGTCAGGATTTTATCGACACGGAGATTCATCCACGTGTGGAAGAGATCGATAGCATGAAGCATCCAGAATTGGTACCGTCTATTTTTAAGAAGGCCGGTGAATTAGGTTTATTGGGTATCTCTGTACCGGAAGAATTTGGCGGTATGGGCATGAGTTTCAATACTTCCATGTTGATTGCCGATATCATCGGTGGAGCAGGTTCTTTCTCCACGACTTATGGAGCGCATACGGGTATCGGAACATTGCCAATTTTATACTATGGCAACGAGGAGCAAAAAGCCAAATACCTTCCTAAGTTGGCGAGCGGTGAGTGGGCAGCTTGCTACTGCTTGACTGAGCCGGATGCAGGTTCGGATGCGAACAGCGGTAAGACAAAAGCTGTCTTGACCGAAGATGGCAAGCATTACATCATCAATGGGCAGAAGATGTGGATTTCCAATGCAGGATTTGCGGATATCTTCATCGTATTTGCCAAAATTGAGGATGATAAAAACTTGACTGCATTTATTGTAGAAAAAGATTTCGGTGGTATCACCATGAATGAGGAAGAGAAAAAGATGGGTATCAAAGGTTCGTCCACTCGTCAGGTATTCTTCAATGATTGCAAGGTGCCAGTAGAAAACATGTTGTCGGATAGACAAAATGGATTTAAAATCGCTGTAAACATCTTAAACATTGGCCGTATTAAGTTGGGTGCAGGTGTGTTGGGTGGTTGTAGATCAGTGGCATCATTGGCCATTAAGTATTCATCCGAGCGTAAGCAGTTTGGTGTAGCGATCAATTCTTTTGGGGCGATCAAGCAAAAATTAGCGGAGATGGCCGTGCGTATCTATGCTTGTGAGTCGCTATGCTACAGAGCAGGTCAAGATATCGAAGACCGAATGAATGCCTTGGCAGCTGAGGGTTTGGAAGATACCGAAGCTAAATTGAAGGCATTGGAGCAGTTTGCGATCGAGGCCGCAATTGCTAAGATCCATGGTTCTGAAGTATTGGATTATGTAGTCGATCAGGGTGTACAAGTCTATGGTGGTATGGGCTATTCTGCCGATGCGCCTATGGAGAGAGCGTACAGAGATGCCCGTATTTCCAGAATTTACGAAGGTACCAATGAGATCAACCGTATGTTGATGGTAGGGATGTTATTGAAGCGAGCAATGAAGGGCGAGATTGCCTTGTTTGAGCCCGCGATGGCTGTTGCCAATGAATTGACATCTGTTCCAAGCTTTGATACTGTTGATACTTCTGAGTTGTTTGCATCGGAGAAAGAGGTGATCAAGAAACTGAAGAAGGTATTCTTGATGGTCGGTGGTAAAGCTGCTATGGCTTTGGCTGACAAGATTGAATCTGAGCAAGAAGTGATGATGAACTTGGCGGATGTGATGATCGAAATCTATGCTTCCGAGTCAGCCATCTTGAGAACTGAGAAGTTGGTATCCTTGAGAGGTGAGGAAGCTTGTGCGCAGCAGATTGCGATGACGCAGGTATATTTGTTTGAGGCTGTAGAAAAAATTCAGTCAGCAGCCAAAGAAGCGATTGCAGCCTTTACCAAAGGTGATGAGCAGAAGGTGATGTTGATGGGCTTGAAGCGCTTTACCAAAGCTGACTTGGTCAATGTCAAAGAATTGAGAAGACAGATTGCTGATTATATGATTGAGAAAGGGAAGTATCCGTTTTCTTGA
- a CDS encoding MarR family winged helix-turn-helix transcriptional regulator has protein sequence MKREETVDYHIKSAWHAISRMYNQKAVLEDFTTAIGFVLININSKEGTPATKIAPLMGLEARSLTRMLKSMEEKGFIYRKADTQDKRSVRIYLTAEGKRKKEISVGTIKDFNLQVRELVSEEELDTFFTVFKKINQVIDHINSETVNPDTYEDQLYEL, from the coding sequence ATGAAGAGAGAAGAGACAGTTGACTATCATATCAAGAGCGCTTGGCATGCTATCTCGCGGATGTACAACCAAAAAGCGGTGCTGGAAGACTTCACTACGGCTATCGGTTTTGTATTGATCAATATCAATTCCAAAGAAGGCACGCCAGCGACAAAAATTGCCCCTCTCATGGGATTGGAAGCAAGAAGCCTTACCCGCATGCTCAAAAGCATGGAAGAGAAAGGATTTATCTATAGAAAAGCAGATACCCAAGATAAGAGGAGTGTTCGAATCTATCTCACAGCAGAGGGTAAGCGCAAAAAAGAAATCTCCGTAGGTACGATCAAAGATTTCAATCTCCAAGTGAGAGAACTGGTGAGTGAGGAGGAGTTGGATACCTTTTTCACTGTTTTCAAGAAAATTAATCAAGTCATAGATCACATAAATTCAGAAACTGTAAACCCGGATACGTACGAAGACCAATTGTACGAACTCTAA
- a CDS encoding Ig-like domain-containing domain, translating into MGGPKDEEPPVLLSINPENESRNVSPSIIELVFNEFISVDNPNKNILITPRIDKDEMEVIANKKTVTIKLNQDLEENTTYVFNFQKSIQDITEKNTPENLKLVFSTGPDIDSLRFSGNVKYIFPQKEKNIKDVLVGLYEVNDTTNVLTAPPYYTIQTDSAGNFRFSNLKVGKYFTYAWFDGNNTLKAEDKTEPYGFILDTLVLDRDISEAQLYLSLADLSELKINRASSIGSNFDVILSKNPAELMVEHSDLNQDLYYRLNEKNVRFYSKKFVNDSTEIRLTVKDSVGFKIDTTFYAKFVESDRAKEKLEVTTSNKPFIKRIQGEFNFNKPLLNVKFDSLYLAYDSASVIPIDASMLSFQDSLTRRKLVITYTPVDTMQIESYQLIAKDSTFFDIDGMTNEKELTINFRKVKPDVLADGFTITVNTEELPIILQILSTRGEVVHERYLEETNKTTFTQIEAGTYNIRAIIDRNKNRRWDTSNYLEGRQAEPVYYMKSPDPEKPLDILIKAGWELDLPIEPIKDVGIGKGKKTEEEGEEALEEGQ; encoded by the coding sequence ATGGGCGGACCAAAAGATGAGGAACCCCCTGTTTTACTTTCTATAAACCCAGAAAATGAAAGTAGAAATGTCAGTCCAAGCATCATAGAATTGGTATTCAATGAATTTATATCTGTAGACAATCCAAATAAAAATATTCTCATAACTCCAAGAATCGACAAAGATGAAATGGAAGTGATTGCCAATAAAAAAACAGTAACTATTAAACTCAATCAAGATCTAGAAGAAAATACAACCTATGTATTCAACTTTCAAAAATCTATTCAAGACATCACCGAAAAGAATACACCAGAAAACCTTAAACTCGTTTTCTCTACAGGACCTGATATTGATAGCTTACGATTCAGCGGGAATGTCAAGTATATTTTCCCACAGAAAGAAAAAAACATCAAAGATGTATTAGTAGGATTATATGAGGTAAATGACACAACAAATGTTTTAACGGCACCACCTTATTACACCATCCAAACAGACAGTGCTGGAAATTTTAGGTTTAGCAATCTTAAAGTAGGTAAATACTTCACCTATGCATGGTTTGATGGTAACAATACACTAAAAGCAGAGGATAAAACAGAACCTTATGGTTTTATCTTAGATACATTGGTTTTGGACAGAGATATTTCAGAAGCTCAATTATACTTAAGTCTAGCTGACTTATCTGAATTAAAGATCAACCGAGCATCTAGCATAGGATCAAACTTTGATGTGATTCTTAGTAAAAATCCTGCTGAATTAATGGTAGAACATTCAGATTTAAATCAAGACCTCTATTATCGATTGAATGAAAAAAATGTTCGCTTTTACTCTAAAAAGTTTGTCAACGACAGTACAGAAATCCGATTGACAGTTAAGGATTCTGTAGGCTTTAAAATTGATACTACCTTCTACGCAAAATTTGTGGAAAGTGATAGGGCTAAAGAGAAGCTAGAAGTAACCACCAGTAATAAACCTTTCATTAAAAGAATTCAAGGTGAATTTAATTTCAACAAACCACTATTAAATGTAAAGTTTGATTCCTTGTATTTAGCATATGATTCAGCCTCAGTGATCCCCATAGACGCAAGTATGCTATCATTTCAAGATAGTTTAACGAGACGCAAGCTAGTAATTACCTATACACCTGTAGATACCATGCAGATTGAGAGTTATCAATTGATAGCAAAAGATTCTACTTTTTTTGATATAGATGGGATGACCAATGAAAAAGAACTTACTATAAACTTCCGAAAAGTTAAACCTGATGTACTAGCGGACGGTTTTACAATTACAGTAAATACGGAAGAATTGCCCATCATTCTACAAATTTTAAGTACCAGAGGGGAAGTTGTACATGAACGCTATTTAGAAGAGACAAATAAGACCACTTTTACACAAATAGAAGCAGGAACCTATAATATAAGAGCCATCATAGATCGAAACAAAAATAGACGCTGGGATACCTCCAATTATCTAGAAGGCAGACAAGCCGAACCTGTATACTATATGAAATCCCCTGATCCAGAAAAACCATTGGACATTTTAATCAAAGCTGGATGGGAACTTGATTTACCAATTGAACCAATAAAGGACGTAGGGATAGGTAAAGGAAAAAAGACTGAAGAGGAGGGAGAAGAAGCTTTAGAAGAAGGGCAATAG
- a CDS encoding four helix bundle protein: protein MRRKHNFKNLRVWEKSVDLSVKVYEVTAEFPAEEKFGITSQMRRSSVSIPSNIAEGSAKNSSKAFLNSLDISLGESFELETQAIIAQRVGILNDQDFKSLESELSEVQRMINGFIQNIDANPY from the coding sequence ATGAGAAGAAAGCATAATTTTAAGAATTTGAGAGTGTGGGAAAAATCTGTTGACTTGTCTGTAAAAGTGTACGAAGTAACAGCTGAATTCCCTGCTGAAGAAAAATTTGGAATTACTTCTCAAATGAGAAGATCCAGTGTTTCAATACCTTCAAACATCGCCGAAGGGAGTGCCAAAAATTCTTCAAAGGCTTTCTTAAACTCATTGGACATTAGTCTAGGTGAAAGCTTCGAACTCGAAACTCAAGCTATCATCGCTCAACGCGTAGGTATTTTAAATGATCAGGATTTTAAGTCACTTGAGTCCGAGTTATCTGAAGTTCAACGGATGATTAACGGATTTATTCAAAACATTGACGCTAATCCGTACTAG
- a CDS encoding four helix bundle protein, whose product MHNYKELQVWKRGIKLTTEIYKISQLFPYEERFGLTSQMRRSAVSVPSNVAEGAGRRTDGEFANFLGIAHGSICELETQLYVAYDLGFIEDQRFMDVTSEITEIQKMLYSLIIKFEKK is encoded by the coding sequence ATGCACAACTACAAAGAATTACAAGTTTGGAAAAGAGGAATTAAGCTAACAACTGAAATTTATAAGATTTCACAACTTTTCCCTTATGAAGAACGCTTTGGGCTTACTTCACAAATGAGAAGGAGCGCTGTATCGGTTCCCTCAAATGTAGCTGAAGGAGCAGGTAGAAGAACTGATGGTGAATTTGCAAATTTCTTGGGCATTGCTCACGGCTCAATTTGTGAATTGGAAACTCAATTGTATGTAGCATATGATTTAGGTTTTATAGAAGATCAGAGATTTATGGATGTTACTTCTGAGATAACTGAAATTCAAAAGATGCTTTACTCATTAATAATAAAATTCGAAAAAAAATAA
- a CDS encoding 3-hydroxyacyl-CoA dehydrogenase/enoyl-CoA hydratase family protein has protein sequence MKRTIKKVAILGSGVMGSRIACHFANIGVQVLLLDIVPSEPTEDEKKKGLTLESKQVRNRPVNTALENTLKSKPASLYDAASISRITTGNFDDDLPKIKDYDWIMEVVVERLDIKKSLFDKVEKYRKPGTLITSNTSGIPMHLMCEGRSEDFQTHFVGTHFFNPPRYLRLLEIIPGPKTNPEIVDFLMDYGDRFLGKETVLCKDTPAFIANRIGVYAIISGMHAIEKMGMGVSEVDKLTGTIIGRAKSATFRTMDVVGLDTTVNVSNNLYKTLTHDESRDKFQLPNIVKVLYDNKWWGDKTGQGYFKMIRHKDGSKELKELDLKTFEYKDVEKPKFKALEASKEIDDLKKRIKFLVNFDDRAGEFYRASFYDLFKYCSNRIPEIADELYRIDQAVSAGFGWELGPFETWDVLGVKETVEKMEAAGEKAAAWVHEMLAAGHESFYKVEGGVRKYYDIPSKSYQAIPGTDEFILLDTLKGANKKLWGNAGTTIYDLGDDVIGLEFHTKMNSIGQEVIEGINTAIAMAEKSYKGLVIGNEGGNFSAGANLAMLFMFAGDQEFDEINLMIAGFQNTMMRARYSSVPVVVAPHNMALGGGCELSLHADAVQAHAELYMGLVEFGVGLIPAGGGTKEMTLRFSNEIKNGDVELNRLQEYFMNIATAKVSMSAAEAKNLGYLQAKDSISLNRKRVLADAKAKVLALHEAGYTQPVQQTNIKVLGKTSLALFEAGITGMLYGNYISQHDAKIARKLGWVMSGGDLSSATEVSEQYLLDLEREAFLSLTGEKKTLERIHSILFKGKPLRN, from the coding sequence ATGAAAAGAACAATCAAGAAAGTTGCCATTTTGGGTTCAGGGGTCATGGGATCGAGGATTGCCTGTCACTTTGCCAATATTGGCGTGCAGGTACTCTTACTCGATATTGTGCCATCAGAACCAACAGAGGATGAGAAAAAGAAAGGATTGACCTTGGAAAGCAAACAGGTTCGTAACAGACCTGTGAATACTGCCTTGGAAAATACCTTGAAATCCAAGCCTGCATCTTTGTATGATGCTGCTTCCATTTCACGCATTACTACTGGTAATTTTGACGACGATCTTCCAAAAATCAAAGACTACGACTGGATCATGGAAGTCGTGGTGGAGCGATTGGATATCAAAAAGTCATTGTTTGACAAGGTAGAAAAATACCGTAAACCCGGTACTTTGATTACTTCCAACACTTCTGGTATTCCTATGCATTTGATGTGCGAAGGAAGATCAGAAGATTTCCAAACACATTTTGTAGGAACTCACTTTTTCAACCCACCAAGATATTTGCGTCTATTGGAAATTATCCCTGGTCCCAAAACCAATCCAGAGATAGTCGACTTTTTGATGGATTACGGAGATAGATTCTTGGGTAAAGAAACCGTCTTATGTAAAGATACTCCAGCATTCATCGCTAATAGAATTGGTGTCTATGCCATCATCTCAGGGATGCATGCTATCGAGAAAATGGGTATGGGCGTATCTGAAGTGGATAAATTGACGGGTACCATCATCGGTCGTGCTAAGTCTGCTACCTTCCGTACCATGGATGTGGTAGGTTTGGATACCACCGTCAATGTATCTAATAACCTTTACAAAACACTGACCCACGACGAATCTCGTGATAAATTCCAATTACCGAATATCGTCAAGGTATTGTATGACAATAAATGGTGGGGAGATAAAACAGGTCAAGGGTACTTCAAAATGATCCGTCATAAGGATGGCAGCAAAGAGTTGAAGGAATTGGATCTGAAAACTTTTGAATACAAAGATGTAGAAAAACCAAAATTCAAGGCTTTAGAGGCTTCCAAGGAAATTGATGATTTGAAAAAGAGAATCAAGTTCTTGGTAAACTTCGATGATAGAGCTGGTGAATTCTACAGAGCTTCTTTTTACGATTTATTCAAATACTGCTCTAACCGTATTCCAGAGATTGCAGACGAATTATACAGAATCGATCAGGCAGTTTCCGCTGGTTTCGGTTGGGAACTCGGTCCTTTTGAGACTTGGGACGTGCTAGGTGTCAAAGAAACGGTGGAAAAAATGGAAGCAGCAGGCGAAAAAGCAGCAGCCTGGGTGCATGAGATGTTGGCAGCTGGACATGAGTCATTCTACAAGGTAGAAGGTGGCGTTCGCAAGTACTACGACATTCCATCCAAATCCTACCAAGCTATTCCAGGTACAGATGAATTCATTTTGTTGGATACCTTAAAAGGCGCGAATAAGAAATTGTGGGGCAATGCCGGTACGACCATCTACGATTTGGGAGATGATGTGATTGGTTTGGAATTCCATACCAAGATGAATTCCATTGGTCAGGAAGTGATCGAAGGAATCAACACGGCAATTGCCATGGCTGAAAAATCCTACAAAGGTTTGGTCATTGGTAACGAAGGAGGCAACTTCTCCGCCGGTGCTAACCTAGCCATGTTGTTCATGTTTGCTGGTGATCAGGAATTTGATGAGATCAACCTGATGATTGCAGGCTTCCAAAACACCATGATGCGGGCCCGCTATTCTTCTGTTCCGGTGGTAGTAGCACCGCATAACATGGCTTTGGGTGGTGGATGTGAACTTTCCTTGCATGCAGATGCCGTACAGGCACACGCAGAATTGTACATGGGATTGGTAGAATTCGGTGTAGGATTGATTCCTGCCGGTGGTGGTACCAAGGAAATGACCTTGAGATTTTCTAATGAAATCAAAAATGGTGATGTGGAATTGAACCGCTTGCAAGAGTACTTCATGAACATTGCCACGGCAAAAGTGTCCATGTCAGCGGCAGAGGCCAAAAACTTAGGGTATTTGCAGGCGAAAGACTCCATTTCCTTAAATAGAAAACGTGTATTGGCAGATGCAAAAGCGAAAGTTTTGGCATTGCATGAGGCAGGTTATACACAACCGGTGCAGCAGACCAATATCAAAGTTTTAGGAAAAACTTCCCTAGCCCTATTTGAAGCAGGAATCACAGGCATGTTGTACGGAAATTACATTTCCCAGCACGATGCCAAAATTGCCCGCAAGTTAGGTTGGGTAATGTCTGGTGGTGACCTTTCTTCTGCCACAGAAGTCAGTGAGCAATATCTACTCGATCTCGAGCGCGAAGCTTTCTTGAGTCTCACCGGTGAGAAAAAGACCTTGGAGAGAATACATAGTATTTTGTTTAAAGGTAAACCTTTGAGGAATTAG
- a CDS encoding AMP-dependent synthetase/ligase, which translates to MQINRLFDLIPHQIATYDKEVALAQKLNGTWVTYSSRKLKEIVDNLSLAFLAAGIDKDDKVAIISNNRPEWNFIDLALQQIGAISVPMYPTISADDYKYIFEHAEVKKAFVGDAEIHEKAMEASKGTSIQLVSFDKISGCDYWEDFMATGESGDVALLEEKKEKVSMSDLFTIIYTSGTTGRPKGVMLTHANVIHNLHAVEDRIVVEKGIGKSLSFLPLCHIYERTGSFCFMYMGISIYYAESMESIGDNLKEIQPHIFNTVPRLLEKVYDKIVSKGYELTGVKKSLFFWALNLGLTYEPTKDQGAWYNFQLKMANKIIFSKWREALGGNVVQINSGASALQPRLARVFWAAQIPVCEGYGLTETSPVVSASVCNLQDIRIGMVGKIVKEVEVKIAADGEVLVKGPNVMQGYYKQPDLTAEVIDSEGWFHTGDIGELHEKHFLKITDRKKEMFKTSGGKYIAPQPMENKFKESPLIEQIIVVGENKNYPAALIVPSLTGLADWCKHKDIPYTTDAEMLAKPEIIEKFQKEMDNLNKYFGKWEQVKRFKVLNTQWGIETGELTPTMKLKRKVVHTKFAKEIEELYS; encoded by the coding sequence ATGCAAATCAACAGACTCTTTGACTTAATCCCCCATCAAATTGCAACTTATGATAAAGAAGTTGCCTTAGCCCAAAAATTAAACGGTACTTGGGTCACTTATTCTTCCAGAAAACTGAAAGAAATCGTAGACAATCTAAGTTTGGCTTTTTTGGCAGCTGGCATCGATAAGGATGATAAAGTTGCCATCATTTCTAATAACAGGCCGGAATGGAATTTTATTGATCTGGCTTTGCAGCAAATAGGAGCCATTTCCGTTCCAATGTATCCAACGATTTCTGCAGATGATTACAAGTATATTTTTGAACACGCCGAAGTCAAAAAAGCGTTTGTAGGAGATGCTGAAATCCATGAGAAAGCAATGGAAGCTTCCAAAGGCACATCTATACAGCTGGTATCTTTTGATAAAATATCAGGTTGTGATTATTGGGAAGATTTCATGGCTACAGGTGAATCAGGTGATGTAGCCTTATTGGAAGAAAAAAAGGAAAAAGTCAGCATGTCTGATTTATTTACGATCATCTATACATCCGGGACTACTGGAAGACCAAAAGGTGTGATGCTGACCCATGCCAATGTAATTCATAATCTCCATGCAGTAGAAGATCGAATTGTGGTGGAAAAAGGGATTGGAAAATCACTTAGCTTTTTACCACTTTGTCATATCTATGAGCGGACTGGTTCTTTTTGCTTCATGTATATGGGGATATCCATTTACTATGCAGAAAGTATGGAAAGTATCGGCGATAATTTAAAAGAAATCCAGCCTCATATATTCAATACCGTTCCGCGATTGTTGGAAAAGGTCTATGATAAAATTGTTTCCAAAGGCTATGAATTGACAGGAGTTAAAAAATCCTTGTTTTTTTGGGCGTTGAATTTGGGTTTGACATATGAACCTACCAAAGATCAGGGTGCCTGGTACAATTTCCAACTCAAAATGGCCAATAAGATTATCTTTAGCAAGTGGAGAGAGGCTTTGGGAGGAAATGTGGTACAGATTAATTCTGGAGCTTCTGCATTGCAGCCACGTTTAGCTAGAGTATTCTGGGCAGCACAGATTCCAGTGTGTGAAGGTTATGGTTTGACAGAAACTTCTCCTGTGGTATCTGCATCTGTTTGTAATCTTCAAGACATTCGTATCGGTATGGTAGGTAAGATCGTCAAAGAAGTAGAAGTTAAAATTGCAGCAGATGGTGAAGTCCTAGTGAAAGGTCCAAATGTCATGCAAGGGTACTACAAACAACCGGATTTGACTGCTGAGGTCATTGATTCGGAGGGTTGGTTCCATACAGGAGATATTGGTGAATTGCATGAAAAACATTTTCTAAAGATTACTGATCGTAAAAAGGAGATGTTTAAAACATCCGGTGGTAAATACATTGCTCCGCAGCCTATGGAGAATAAATTCAAGGAATCACCATTAATTGAGCAAATCATTGTGGTGGGGGAAAATAAGAATTATCCGGCTGCATTGATTGTACCTAGTTTGACTGGTTTAGCAGATTGGTGTAAGCATAAGGATATTCCTTATACCACCGATGCAGAGATGTTGGCCAAGCCGGAAATCATTGAAAAATTCCAAAAGGAGATGGATAATCTCAATAAGTATTTTGGTAAGTGGGAGCAAGTAAAGCGATTCAAGGTGTTGAATACTCAATGGGGTATCGAAACAGGTGAATTGACTCCAACAATGAAGTTGAAGAGAAAAGTGGTTCACACAAAGTTTGCGAAGGAAATAGAGGAGTTGTATTCTTAA